A part of Brassica rapa cultivar Chiifu-401-42 chromosome A05, CAAS_Brap_v3.01, whole genome shotgun sequence genomic DNA contains:
- the LOC103867198 gene encoding zinc finger protein ZAT11 gives MKRERSEFEESIKMSDDIARCLMILSQTSMVKQVDVNQYTERDTSNRFECKTCNKRFSSFQALGGHRASHKKPKLSVDQKEVKHVTNNYNGTHIHECSICSQSFGTGQALGGHMRRHRSSVTVEPLQTISPVNSTVPVLKRCSSSKRVLSLDLNLTPLENDLETIFGKTFFPNIDMKFVV, from the coding sequence ATGAAGAGAGAAAGATCTGAGTTCGAAGAATCCATCAAGATGTCTGATGACATTGCTAGATGTCTGATGATATTATCACAGACCTCCATGGTCAAACAAGTCGATGTGAACCAATATACCGAGCGCGATACAAGTAACCGGTTCGAATGCAAAACGTGTAACAAGAGATTCTCTTCGTTTCAAGCCCTAGGTGGCCACCGGGCAAGCCATAAGAAGCCAAAGCTATCCGTCGACCAGAAAGAGGTGAAACATGTTACCAACAATTATAATGGAACTCATATACACGAGTGTTCGATATGCAGTCAGAGTTTTGGGACCGGACAGGCTTTAGGTGGTCACATGAGACGGCATAGGTCAAGCGTGACAGTGGAGCCATTGCAGACCATCTCTCCCGTGAATTCTACCGTACCGGTTCTGAAACGATGCagtagtagcaagagggttttGTCTTTGGATTTGAATCTAACTCCCTTAGAGAATGATCTTGAAACTATTTTTGGGAAGACGTTTTTCCCGAACATAGATATGAAGTTCGTTGtttag